In a single window of the Natronomonas salsuginis genome:
- a CDS encoding ATP synthase subunit A translates to MSQATASETTDEGVIESVSGPVVTAVDLGARMNDVVYVGEEGLMGEVIEIEGDLTTIQVYEETSDVAPGEPVENTGEPLSVDLGPGMLDSIYDGVQRPLDVLEEKMGAFLDRGVDAPGIDLEKTWEFHPEVEVGDEVTAGDVVGIVPETESIDHKVLVPPGYEGGEVAAIESGNFTVDETVAELDNGEEIAMRQEWPVREPRPTVEKETPTTPLISGQRILDGLFPIAKGGTAAIPGPFGSGKTVTQHQLAKWADADIVVYVGCGERGNEMTEVIEDFPELEDPKTGKPLMSRTCLIANTSNMPVAARESCVYTGITIAEYYRDMGYDVALMADSTSRWAEAMREISSRLEEMPGEEGYPAYLAARLSEFYERAGKFQNLNGSEGSISAIGAVSPPGGDFSEPVTQNTLRIVKCFWALDADLAERRHFPSINWNESYSLYTEQLDPWWRENVEEEYPEVRQWGVDVLDEESELQEIVQLVGKDALPDDQQLTLEVARYIREGWLQQNAFHDVDTYCEPEKTYLMLTSIQHFNEEAFEALEAGVPVEEIIDIDSVSRLNRMNTQENYEEYIQELKDDVADELRELY, encoded by the coding sequence ATGAGTCAAGCAACTGCAAGCGAAACCACAGACGAGGGCGTGATCGAGAGCGTCAGCGGTCCCGTCGTGACCGCGGTCGATCTCGGTGCCCGGATGAACGATGTCGTCTACGTCGGCGAGGAAGGGCTGATGGGCGAGGTCATCGAGATCGAAGGCGATCTGACCACCATTCAGGTGTACGAGGAGACCTCCGACGTCGCACCGGGCGAACCGGTCGAGAACACCGGCGAGCCGCTGTCGGTCGATCTCGGTCCGGGTATGTTGGACAGTATCTACGACGGCGTCCAGCGTCCGCTGGACGTTCTCGAAGAGAAGATGGGGGCGTTCCTCGACCGCGGTGTCGACGCGCCCGGCATCGACCTCGAGAAGACCTGGGAGTTCCACCCCGAGGTCGAGGTCGGCGACGAGGTTACCGCCGGCGACGTCGTCGGCATCGTCCCCGAGACCGAGAGCATCGACCACAAAGTGTTGGTGCCGCCGGGCTACGAGGGCGGCGAGGTCGCCGCCATCGAGTCGGGGAACTTCACCGTCGACGAGACGGTCGCCGAACTCGACAACGGCGAGGAGATCGCGATGCGCCAGGAGTGGCCGGTCCGTGAACCCCGCCCGACGGTGGAAAAGGAGACGCCGACGACGCCGCTGATCTCCGGTCAGCGCATCCTCGACGGCCTCTTCCCGATCGCGAAGGGCGGGACGGCCGCCATTCCGGGCCCGTTCGGCTCTGGAAAGACGGTGACGCAGCACCAACTCGCCAAGTGGGCCGACGCGGACATCGTCGTCTACGTCGGCTGCGGCGAGCGCGGCAACGAGATGACCGAGGTCATCGAGGACTTCCCGGAACTGGAGGACCCGAAGACCGGCAAACCGCTCATGTCGCGGACGTGTCTCATCGCGAACACGTCGAACATGCCCGTCGCGGCGCGTGAGTCCTGTGTGTACACCGGTATCACGATCGCAGAGTACTACCGAGATATGGGCTACGACGTGGCGCTCATGGCCGACTCCACCTCGCGGTGGGCGGAGGCGATGCGCGAGATCTCCTCGCGACTCGAGGAGATGCCTGGCGAGGAGGGCTACCCGGCGTATCTGGCCGCCCGCCTCTCGGAGTTCTACGAGCGTGCCGGCAAGTTCCAGAACCTCAACGGCAGCGAGGGGTCGATCTCCGCGATCGGCGCGGTCTCGCCGCCAGGCGGGGACTTCTCGGAGCCGGTGACGCAGAACACGCTCCGTATCGTCAAGTGCTTCTGGGCGCTCGATGCGGACCTGGCCGAACGGCGGCACTTCCCCTCGATCAACTGGAACGAGTCGTACTCGCTGTACACCGAACAGCTCGATCCGTGGTGGCGCGAGAACGTCGAGGAGGAGTACCCCGAGGTTCGACAGTGGGGCGTCGACGTTCTCGACGAGGAGAGCGAGCTTCAGGAGATCGTTCAGCTCGTCGGGAAGGACGCGCTGCCGGACGACCAGCAGCTGACGCTCGAGGTCGCCCGCTACATCCGCGAGGGATGGCTCCAGCAGAACGCGTTCCACGACGTGGATACCTACTGCGAACCGGAGAAGACCTACCTCATGCTGACGTCGATTCAGCACTTCAACGAGGAGGCGTTCGAGGCGCTCGAGGCCGGCGTCCCCGTCGAGGAGATCATCGACATCGACTCCGTCTCTCGACTCAACCGGATGAACACCCAGGAGAACTACGAGGAGTACATCCAAGAGCTAAAAGACGATGTTGCGGACGAGCTCCGGGAGCTCTACTGA
- a CDS encoding V-type ATP synthase subunit F, translated as MSEEIAVVGSPDFTTGFRLAGVRRFESVPDDEKSKKLDDAITSVLEDEGVGIVVMHDEDFEYLSRTVRQRVETSVEPVVVTLGGGAGSGNLREQIKRAIGIDLMDE; from the coding sequence ATGAGCGAGGAAATCGCCGTCGTCGGCAGCCCGGACTTCACGACGGGCTTTCGTCTCGCCGGTGTCCGCCGTTTCGAGAGCGTGCCGGACGACGAGAAGTCCAAGAAACTCGACGACGCCATCACCTCGGTGCTGGAAGACGAGGGCGTCGGAATCGTCGTCATGCACGATGAGGACTTCGAGTATCTCTCACGTACAGTTCGACAGCGGGTCGAAACGAGTGTCGAGCCGGTCGTCGTCACGCTGGGTGGCGGCGCCGGTTCGGGTAATCTGCGCGAGCAGATCAAACGCGCCATCGGCATCGACCTGATGGACGAGTAA
- a CDS encoding V-type ATP synthase subunit C has product MSVKTEGSSNYEYVTARVRSRRAKLFDADDYRKLVRMGPSEIARFMEDTEYETEMNALGARHSGVDLIEYALNRNLSKHFDDLLTWADGSLYEYIANYLRKFDAWNVKTVIRGIYTDAPREEVEDDLIRTGEFAGATLDRLLEATSIEDATEALSGTIFGDALEDAYEDFESADVLVPLENAVDRAFFAHLLDDVGQPEPDTPNALYREFLEAEIDFRNLRNALRIARSGADIDPAEYFIDGGRLFGGEELRQLASNPDELVTAIRESSYGNDLTEALDELENAESLIGFEHALNSALLEYSEKLSNRYPLSICPVLSYVLAKEREIENIRAIARGREAGIPVDEIEEELVQ; this is encoded by the coding sequence ATGAGCGTCAAAACCGAAGGGAGTTCAAACTACGAATACGTCACCGCGAGAGTTCGGTCGCGGCGAGCGAAGCTGTTCGACGCCGACGATTACCGAAAGCTGGTCCGGATGGGACCGAGCGAGATCGCCCGGTTCATGGAGGACACTGAGTACGAGACGGAGATGAACGCGTTGGGTGCCCGCCACTCTGGCGTCGATCTCATCGAGTACGCGTTGAACCGGAACCTCTCGAAGCACTTCGACGACCTGTTGACGTGGGCGGACGGGTCGCTGTACGAGTACATCGCGAACTACCTCCGGAAGTTCGACGCGTGGAACGTCAAGACGGTCATTCGCGGCATCTACACGGATGCCCCCCGCGAGGAGGTCGAAGACGACCTCATCCGGACTGGCGAGTTCGCCGGAGCGACGCTCGATCGGCTCCTCGAGGCGACGAGCATCGAGGACGCCACCGAGGCGCTCTCGGGGACGATCTTCGGCGACGCGCTGGAAGACGCCTACGAGGATTTCGAGAGCGCCGACGTGCTCGTTCCGCTCGAAAACGCGGTCGATCGAGCCTTCTTCGCGCACCTGCTCGACGACGTCGGGCAGCCGGAGCCGGACACGCCGAACGCGCTGTACCGGGAGTTCCTGGAGGCGGAGATCGACTTCCGAAACCTCCGGAACGCACTGCGGATCGCGCGCAGCGGCGCGGACATCGATCCGGCGGAGTACTTCATCGACGGCGGGCGGCTCTTCGGCGGCGAGGAGCTCCGACAGCTCGCGTCGAACCCCGACGAGTTGGTGACGGCGATCCGCGAGAGCAGCTACGGGAACGACCTCACCGAGGCGCTCGACGAACTCGAGAACGCGGAGAGTCTCATCGGGTTCGAACACGCACTGAATTCGGCGCTGCTCGAGTACTCCGAGAAGCTGTCGAACCGGTACCCGCTGTCGATCTGTCCGGTACTCTCGTACGTGCTCGCGAAGGAGCGCGAGATCGAGAACATCCGAGCGATCGCCCGCGGCCGCGAAGCCGGGATTCCCGTCGACGAGATCGAAGAGGAGCTGGTACAATGA